CTCATCAGCCATCGTTTCTCCACGGTTCGACTCGCCGATCGTATCTGCGTACTGGACGGCGGAAGGATCACCGAGAGCGGTACTCACGAGCAACTGCTCGGCCGCTCGGGATCGTACGCCGCTCTGTTCGAGATGCAGGCGCGTCAATATCGTTGAGCGGACTGATTCCGCGCGGCGGTTCCGCGGAATGCGATAAACTCCACAGCGATTCTATGGCCAGGAGACCGCATCCCATGTCGCTGAAGATCCTACTCCCCGCTGTAATCGCATGGCTGGCGTCGGCAGAGATACTCACGGCACAGCCGGCGATCGAGATCACTCCCTTCTACGGCCTCCGAGCGAACGGTGCCTTCCGAACCGGGGAAGAGACCGACAACGTGATCCTCGAAGTCGAGGATTCCGGAAGCTACGGAATCTTCTTCGACTACGGTCTCACCGAGTTTCTGAAGATCGAAGTCCTCTGGACCCATCAGCGCTCGAAAGTTCTTCAAGGAGAAGCGCCCACGATCGGACCTCCGGCGGAGAATGTCCCGGCATCGTCCGCGGGCGACCCTCTGTTCGACGCCGGGATCGATTACATCCACGCCGGCGTTCTCTACGGTGGTGGCAACGAGTCGTTTAGCGCCTATGCCGCCGGGGGTGCGGGCGTGGGCTTGTTCAATCCTGATGTGCCCGACGCCTCCTCGGTGACGAAGTTCTCCTTCTCCCTCGGGGCCGGTTTTCGATCCAAGTTCAGCCGGCGGCTCGGGTTTCGATTCGATGCTCGCGTCTTCGGGACGCGTGCCGGTGGTGGAGAACAGGATTTCGCCTGTGGAGTCTTCGGTTGCACGTCGTTCGAGCGCGCATCGACGTTTTGGCAGGCCCACTTCGTCGGGGGTCTCATCATCTCCCTCTAGTCAGCAGGGTGATGAAGAAATCGGCCCACCCTGCGCGAGCGGAGCGAGCCCGGCGCGCTTGCCGCGCCGTAAGCAGCCCGAGCCGTGGCGGCCGGACGATCGCAGGTCCCGCCAACGGCATTGAACACTCTTAGGATGGCGAGCGAGAGCGTCCGCCTGCAACCCATCGGCTTCGTGCGGAGCCCGTTCTCGGAAACTTCGCAGATACCTCGGGGCGTGGGAGCGACGCACACCTCCGAGGGCACCCTCGAGCTTCTCCCCGAGCTCGCCGATGGCCTCCGGGATATCGAGGGCTTCTCCCATCTGTTCGTCATCTGGCAGTTCCACCGAGCCGAGGGATTCGACCTCGTAACCTGCCCTCCAAGTGACGATCGTCCTCACGGCGTCTTCTCCACGCGCTCGCCGCGGCGACCGAATCCCATCGGACTGACCGTCGTCCGCCTTCTCGGAAGGGACGGTGCGAGCCTGCGCGTGCGTGGCCTCGACATGCTGGACGGGACGCCGATCCTGGACATCAAGCCTTATTTGTCGAGCGTACCCGCCGCCGAGCTCCGCCGGGGTTGGGTCGCCGAGGCGGAGGAGCGCTCGGGTAAAGGTGAGAAACGCGATTGGTCCGATGACGGGTGACGCCCGGCGCCTTTGACTCCCGCGGGAAACTGACTCATCATCCCCGCTTTCGCGAGGGAAACGACGATGCGACGAGCGTTGCTGTTGTCCATGGCGATTTCGGTCACGACCCTGAACGCCCAAACGCCCGATTCCGAGCCACACGGCTTCGACGTGGTCGAAGCCACGATCCCGGATCTGCAGACCGCGCTTCGAGACGGACGCGTGACCTCGAGAGAGCTCGTGCTCCTCTATCTTGCGCGAATCGCCTACTACGAAGATACGGTGAATGCGGTCATGACGGTGAGCCGGACGGCGCTCGCCGAGGCGGATGCACTCGATCGAGAGAGAGCCGAGGGTAGAGATCGTGGCCCGCTCCACGGAATTCCCTTGGCTCTCAAGGACAACA
The window above is part of the Vicinamibacteria bacterium genome. Proteins encoded here:
- a CDS encoding outer membrane beta-barrel protein; this translates as MSLKILLPAVIAWLASAEILTAQPAIEITPFYGLRANGAFRTGEETDNVILEVEDSGSYGIFFDYGLTEFLKIEVLWTHQRSKVLQGEAPTIGPPAENVPASSAGDPLFDAGIDYIHAGVLYGGGNESFSAYAAGGAGVGLFNPDVPDASSVTKFSFSLGAGFRSKFSRRLGFRFDARVFGTRAGGGEQDFACGVFGCTSFERASTFWQAHFVGGLIISL
- the tsaA gene encoding tRNA (N6-threonylcarbamoyladenosine(37)-N6)-methyltransferase TrmO — encoded protein: MASESVRLQPIGFVRSPFSETSQIPRGVGATHTSEGTLELLPELADGLRDIEGFSHLFVIWQFHRAEGFDLVTCPPSDDRPHGVFSTRSPRRPNPIGLTVVRLLGRDGASLRVRGLDMLDGTPILDIKPYLSSVPAAELRRGWVAEAEERSGKGEKRDWSDDG